The segment AGGTAGTAGGCATGCTCCCACACGTCCAGGCCGAGGATGGGCGTATGGCCCTTCATGTACGGGCTGTCCTGGTTGGGCAGGCTGTAAAGCTGCAGGTCGCCCTTCTCGTCGACCACGAGCCAGGCCCAGCCGCTGCCGAAGTGGGTCGTGGCCGTCTTGGTGAACTGGTCCTTGAAGGTCTCGAAGCTGCCGAAGGCCTTGTTGATGGCGTCCGCCAGGGCCCCCGTGGGCTGGCCGCCGCCGTTGGGGCTCATGATCTCCCAGAAGAGCGAGTGGTTGGCGTGGCCGCCGCCGTTGTTCCGGACCGCCGTGCGGATGTCCTCGGGAACCTGGTCGATCTGGCGCAGGAGCTGGTCGATGGGCTTGTCCTGCAGCTCGGGGTACTTCTCCAGGGCGGCGTTGACGTTGTTGACATAGGTGGCGTGGTGCCGGTCGTGGTGGATCCGCATGGTCTGCTCGTCGATGTGGGGCTCCAGGGCGTTGTAGTCGTACGGCAGGGGCGGCAACTGGTAAGCCACCGGCAATCCCTCCTTGAATCGGCAGGTGCGCAGCGACCGGTTCCCGGGACGAACCGGCCCCGGCGCCACCGGTTGCGGGGACAGGCTGGCGGCAGCACAGCAGGTCCGCCCCGCCAGGACCGGCCCGGTGGCACCGGAATCCTGCCCGTTCCCAGGATCCAGTCTTTCCTGCGCTCGATTACGAGTATATACCAAGCATCGGCAGCTTTCATGCGGGGCCCCCGGGGGCCGGGCGGGGGCGGGAAGCTGGCCGG is part of the Thermaerobacter subterraneus DSM 13965 genome and harbors:
- a CDS encoding superoxide dismutase, which translates into the protein MAYQLPPLPYDYNALEPHIDEQTMRIHHDRHHATYVNNVNAALEKYPELQDKPIDQLLRQIDQVPEDIRTAVRNNGGGHANHSLFWEIMSPNGGGQPTGALADAINKAFGSFETFKDQFTKTATTHFGSGWAWLVVDEKGDLQLYSLPNQDSPYMKGHTPILGLDVWEHAYYLKYQNKRPDYVAAWWNVVNWDEVARRYQQARG